Proteins found in one Moritella sp. Urea-trap-13 genomic segment:
- a CDS encoding diguanylate cyclase has translation MKIIKSVSIILVVGVSLLLFMLGPFGLFDNDRPVETDTTVVFSPDELLVKLPHGNALLEILDLSRFDGDEALIKINLLAELPTFKDHPLYQAYYFMAMNNIMLRLGRIDDASTYAKKLLDFAEQEQLQWLKASALSELAIERTKRGDLDTALTYLNESERIAKEINYEGLLIKSYNSLGVISILSSDYSKAQEYFHQGLKLIETNPKHLYHSKIIGNLAVIYIYLEEWNKAIAYIAQSKEIYGQDKRLEPAIMTILLTNESNVYFRLGNTLQARRAYAEARQTLEKDSSARLQAVVLNSLSNVLYLEQQYESAIAESNRCLGLDGIQKLPLQRGLCYKSKAHSNMALGNYSAAIEDLHASIKDNIKIAHTAYITGNYKSLSQAYEKLGNSSDALKYFKLYYLGDKEVLFDQRQSELYLLEESFNAEAARNAFALLKTKNEIQDLELEGQTLVTRVILGVTFCVLLALGYVIKKNLDIENKNQLLQYSNTNLVELSTRDALTGLYNRRHFDQFILSLKQDNSVYRDSNFTIAIMDLDHFKKINDNYGHDVGDAVLINVAKRFLLQLPSSGLIIRWGGEEFICVIEDQDDISSLDQLHKVWKVIKDVPVATVAGDIDITISIGAVTDVSVSQLMMNHAELIKRADERLYKAKHSGRNQIIAVD, from the coding sequence ATGAAGATAATTAAATCGGTTAGTATTATTTTAGTCGTAGGGGTGAGTCTATTGCTATTTATGCTGGGCCCATTTGGTTTATTTGATAATGATCGGCCTGTTGAAACTGATACCACAGTGGTATTTTCCCCTGATGAGTTACTTGTAAAGTTACCCCATGGCAACGCTTTACTTGAAATCCTCGATCTCTCCCGATTTGATGGCGATGAAGCGTTAATCAAAATTAATCTGTTGGCTGAGCTCCCCACATTTAAAGACCATCCTCTATACCAAGCTTATTATTTCATGGCCATGAATAACATCATGCTACGTTTAGGTCGCATTGACGATGCATCTACTTATGCCAAAAAATTACTTGATTTCGCTGAACAAGAACAATTGCAATGGCTAAAAGCAAGCGCCTTGTCTGAATTGGCAATAGAACGCACCAAGCGTGGTGACCTTGATACTGCACTGACTTATTTAAATGAATCTGAAAGGATTGCAAAAGAGATTAATTACGAAGGACTATTAATCAAATCTTATAATTCATTGGGTGTGATTAGTATTCTTTCGAGCGATTATAGTAAAGCTCAAGAGTATTTTCATCAAGGCTTAAAACTGATTGAGACCAATCCTAAGCATTTGTACCACAGTAAAATAATCGGTAACTTGGCTGTTATTTACATTTACTTAGAAGAATGGAATAAGGCGATTGCATATATTGCTCAATCAAAGGAGATATACGGTCAAGATAAGCGGTTAGAACCTGCGATTATGACGATCTTGTTGACCAATGAATCTAATGTCTATTTTCGTTTAGGTAATACTCTACAAGCTCGTAGGGCTTATGCTGAGGCCAGGCAGACACTAGAAAAAGATTCAAGTGCCAGATTACAAGCGGTAGTGTTGAATAGCTTATCTAATGTGCTTTATTTAGAGCAGCAATATGAATCTGCAATAGCTGAGTCTAATCGTTGTCTTGGTTTAGACGGTATACAAAAATTACCGCTGCAACGTGGGCTATGTTATAAAAGTAAAGCTCACAGTAATATGGCCTTGGGCAATTATAGTGCTGCCATTGAAGACTTACATGCTTCGATTAAAGATAATATTAAAATAGCCCATACCGCTTATATTACTGGCAATTATAAATCGTTATCACAAGCGTATGAGAAATTAGGTAATAGTAGCGATGCACTGAAGTATTTTAAGCTGTATTACCTAGGGGATAAGGAAGTGCTATTTGATCAGCGCCAAAGTGAATTATACCTGCTTGAAGAGTCATTTAATGCCGAAGCAGCACGTAACGCATTCGCACTGTTAAAAACCAAGAATGAAATACAAGACCTTGAGTTAGAGGGGCAAACGCTTGTGACTCGGGTTATTTTAGGCGTGACATTTTGTGTCTTGCTAGCCCTAGGTTATGTGATTAAAAAGAACCTCGACATTGAGAATAAAAATCAACTACTGCAATATTCAAATACCAACTTAGTTGAGTTATCAACGCGGGATGCACTAACTGGTTTGTATAACCGCCGTCATTTTGATCAGTTTATACTGAGTTTAAAACAAGATAACTCCGTGTATCGAGACTCAAACTTCACCATCGCTATAATGGACTTGGATCATTTCAAAAAAATTAATGATAATTATGGTCATGATGTTGGTGATGCCGTTTTAATTAACGTCGCAAAACGTTTTCTTTTACAGCTGCCGTCGTCAGGTTTAATTATCCGTTGGGGTGGGGAAGAGTTTATTTGTGTTATTGAAGATCAAGATGATATTTCGAGTCTAGATCAGCTACACAAAGTGTGGAAGGTAATAAAAGACGTGCCTGTCGCCACGGTCGCTGGTGATATCGATATTACAATATCGATTGGCGCGGTTACTGACGTCTCAGTTTCGCAGTTAATGATGAACCACGCTGAGCTGATAAAGCGGGCAGATGAACGGCTATACAAAGCTAAGCACAGTGGCCGTAATCAAATTATCGCAGTAGATTAA
- a CDS encoding GDSL-type esterase/lipase family protein, giving the protein MASIICFGDSITRGESDADYGGWADRIKTRLIKQFLETAKERVSVFNMGISGETTDGLMQRFPHEFVTRLSDDKKNTVLFGYGANDLANQDGKFLVTIESYIDNLSHCIEFALEKEASVVLINVTPIAAHLDGIPNVNNRIRNDETIRRYNQALLALSVKYSVNLIDVYTPFNDRKEDYLTADGLHPNSAGHELLYQVISLSLLS; this is encoded by the coding sequence ATGGCGAGCATAATTTGTTTTGGTGATAGTATTACTCGTGGTGAAAGTGACGCTGACTATGGTGGTTGGGCTGACCGCATTAAAACTCGCTTAATTAAACAGTTTTTAGAAACGGCTAAAGAGAGAGTCAGTGTCTTCAATATGGGCATTAGCGGCGAAACCACTGATGGTTTGATGCAACGTTTTCCACATGAGTTTGTTACTAGACTTTCAGACGATAAGAAAAATACCGTACTGTTTGGTTATGGTGCGAACGACCTTGCTAATCAAGACGGTAAATTTCTGGTTACCATCGAATCTTATATTGATAACTTAAGTCACTGTATTGAGTTTGCACTTGAGAAAGAAGCATCAGTGGTATTAATTAATGTTACGCCAATAGCTGCTCACCTTGATGGTATCCCGAATGTAAACAATCGTATTCGTAATGATGAAACGATTCGTCGCTACAACCAAGCATTATTGGCTTTGTCGGTGAAGTATAGTGTCAATTTGATTGATGTTTACACGCCATTCAATGACCGTAAAGAAGACTATTTAACGGCCGATGGTTTACACCCAAATAGTGCGGGTCACGAGTTGTTATATCAAGTAATAAGCTTGTCTTTGTTGTCGTAA
- a CDS encoding TIGR02647 family protein, whose product MTNNYSDTLFEEMKLLAKFPTKSHLEGIKVHNEAGPSVISAAKSLFDKGLITRDDGGYLTDSGIEIADHLHRVLAPLS is encoded by the coding sequence ATGACTAACAACTATTCTGATACACTGTTTGAAGAAATGAAATTACTGGCTAAATTCCCAACAAAATCTCACTTAGAAGGCATTAAGGTTCATAATGAAGCCGGCCCCTCTGTCATCAGTGCTGCGAAATCACTTTTTGATAAAGGTCTTATTACACGAGACGACGGTGGGTATTTAACCGATAGCGGTATTGAAATAGCAGATCACCTACACAGAGTTTTAGCACCATTGAGCTAA
- a CDS encoding wax ester/triacylglycerol synthase family O-acyltransferase: protein MEALTLVDMGFLYTETVTSPKHVAGLQIFSTPENYQGNFSRDLFDNLMSQQDVKQPFNQKLKKQMTGQYFWQEDNNIDLSYHVRFAMLPQPGNDNQLLSFVEHQHETLLDRNRPLWEMILIDGLADNKFAIYVKVHHAFTDGAKANQLLMAYLSKNAESPMTAFWSVERRQKERVAKSTLTLLTDTSKLVTGHVKSIPSLTKLTAKLLFQATNMYKADMPTPFMAPKTPFSVSPKRARRAAMTSLPLARIKTLGRVTGATINDVIVTICDMAIHSYLATHNVVLKKPLVAQMPMSLRDASDTESNNQVAISLVELAYAGERPLERLMTVKESCQKLKSETKLLTKEALTSYTLASQGLAAASELLNLDTILPPMGNVLISNVPGPSKALYMMGAKMDKCFPISVLPPGMSLNITLYSYNGSIHVGLIACRSALPDLTELADYIEDAFTALESEVLDSAIASVAEHINLLSPSDLEEDIKQESINNITDIVNNLGQLNPRPEVDIEDSRLCETA from the coding sequence ATGGAAGCACTCACGTTAGTTGATATGGGTTTTTTATACACAGAAACAGTAACAAGCCCAAAACATGTCGCTGGATTACAAATATTCTCAACACCAGAAAACTATCAAGGCAATTTTAGTCGAGACCTATTTGATAATTTAATGTCGCAACAAGATGTTAAACAACCGTTCAACCAAAAATTAAAGAAGCAAATGACCGGGCAATACTTCTGGCAAGAAGATAACAATATAGACCTGTCATATCACGTACGTTTCGCCATGCTGCCACAACCGGGTAATGACAATCAATTGCTTAGCTTTGTTGAACACCAGCATGAAACCTTACTTGATCGTAACCGTCCATTGTGGGAAATGATCCTTATTGATGGTTTAGCAGATAACAAATTTGCTATTTACGTTAAGGTTCACCATGCATTTACTGACGGTGCCAAAGCAAATCAACTGCTAATGGCTTACTTAAGCAAAAATGCTGAATCACCAATGACAGCATTCTGGTCTGTAGAACGTCGACAAAAAGAACGCGTAGCGAAAAGTACATTAACACTGCTCACAGATACATCTAAGCTAGTCACTGGACATGTTAAATCCATACCATCATTGACTAAGTTAACAGCCAAATTACTGTTCCAAGCAACGAACATGTATAAAGCCGATATGCCGACACCATTCATGGCGCCTAAAACTCCGTTTTCAGTCAGCCCAAAACGTGCACGTCGCGCGGCAATGACATCACTACCTTTAGCACGTATAAAAACACTCGGTCGTGTTACAGGCGCAACGATTAACGACGTGATAGTCACCATTTGTGATATGGCGATACACAGCTACTTAGCAACCCATAACGTCGTACTTAAAAAACCACTAGTAGCACAAATGCCAATGAGTTTACGTGATGCCTCTGACACAGAGTCAAACAACCAAGTGGCGATTAGTTTAGTTGAATTAGCCTACGCAGGTGAGCGTCCATTAGAACGCTTAATGACAGTCAAAGAGTCATGCCAAAAGCTGAAAAGTGAAACGAAACTGTTAACCAAAGAAGCGTTAACCAGTTATACATTAGCAAGCCAAGGTTTAGCGGCTGCCAGTGAATTACTAAACTTAGATACCATCTTGCCACCAATGGGCAATGTATTAATCTCTAACGTCCCAGGGCCAAGTAAAGCCTTATACATGATGGGCGCGAAAATGGATAAGTGCTTCCCTATCTCGGTATTACCGCCAGGTATGTCACTCAACATTACCCTCTATAGCTACAACGGTTCAATTCACGTGGGACTTATTGCTTGTCGCTCCGCATTACCAGATTTAACCGAATTAGCGGATTACATTGAAGATGCTTTTACTGCACTTGAGAGTGAGGTGTTAGACAGCGCGATAGCGAGTGTTGCTGAGCATATTAATTTATTATCACCTTCAGACCTTGAGGAAGATATTAAGCAAGAAAGTATTAATAATATAACTGATATTGTTAATAACCTTGGGCAGCTAAATCCGCGTCCAGAAGTTGATATTGAAGACTCACGATTATGTGAAACAGCTTAG
- a CDS encoding 4'-phosphopantetheinyl transferase superfamily protein, whose amino-acid sequence MHSGVKDKLTLATNEIHLWSVAPQTIQQPELLGAYSQLLSAEEIVKQQRFRFEKDRHSALVTRAFVRDLLSHYADVSPVDWQFVKGVKDKPEIVNPPLALRFNISHTDNLIICAVMLNDDIGCDVENIQRKSDVLSIAKYSFSDVEVNDLLAQPTTQQTSRFFDYWTLKESYIKAWGLGLSIPLKDFSFTLPARHQPEHLQEHRHCIDDIKLSFAPHRIDDASIWRNWLFYPNNNHRVALAVRATSNNQHTEYKMRFFNSTPLIGITETIIFKPGTK is encoded by the coding sequence ATGCACAGCGGCGTAAAAGATAAACTCACCCTCGCCACAAATGAAATCCATTTATGGTCGGTTGCTCCGCAAACGATCCAACAGCCTGAATTGTTAGGTGCTTATAGCCAGTTGTTATCGGCAGAAGAAATCGTAAAACAGCAACGCTTTCGGTTTGAAAAAGACCGCCATAGTGCGTTGGTTACTCGCGCTTTTGTCCGTGACTTATTATCACACTATGCTGATGTATCGCCAGTAGATTGGCAGTTTGTAAAAGGGGTGAAAGACAAACCTGAGATTGTTAATCCACCGCTAGCGCTACGCTTTAATATTAGCCATACCGATAATTTAATCATTTGTGCGGTCATGCTTAATGATGATATAGGTTGTGATGTAGAAAACATTCAGCGTAAAAGTGATGTATTGAGTATCGCTAAATATTCATTTTCGGACGTTGAGGTAAATGATTTACTTGCTCAACCTACAACGCAGCAAACTAGTCGGTTTTTTGATTACTGGACATTAAAAGAGTCCTACATCAAAGCGTGGGGGTTGGGTTTATCAATTCCGTTGAAAGACTTCAGTTTCACCCTACCCGCACGCCACCAGCCTGAACATCTACAAGAGCATCGGCACTGTATTGATGATATTAAATTAAGCTTTGCACCTCACCGTATTGATGATGCTAGTATTTGGCGTAATTGGCTGTTCTACCCCAATAACAACCATCGTGTTGCTCTGGCTGTGCGCGCGACAAGTAATAATCAACATACCGAGTATAAAATGCGCTTTTTCAATTCAACTCCACTCATTGGTATCACTGAAACAATTATTTTTAAGCCTGGTACTAAATAA
- a CDS encoding energy-coupling factor transporter transmembrane protein EcfT → MQNNINRENTLNQSTVNKSNMNKNTIKNTVNNDIKKSNKSNVNKTKKIDFGINYVNTNSALHQLNGVTKFVLFLAWVTVVLTTFDLRLILALIITGCTLLKLTKVPFPVYRPLLIATASVLSMNAIFMFLLAPQQGVEYIGSSTVLLPLWGDYSLTQETLYYLLTVTLKYFSMFPIALVFVFTTHPTEFAASLNRLGVPYKIAYAVSLTLRYLPDVKNDFVNIMHAQQARGVDLSKNVSVLSRIKNVAKILGPLIFSSLDRADEISNAMTLRGFGHNKMRTWYSLKPMTKQDYTVMGLITLVVTLAIIKRVMATELFWYPF, encoded by the coding sequence ATGCAGAACAACATTAATCGCGAAAATACTCTTAATCAAAGTACTGTAAATAAAAGCAATATGAATAAAAACACGATAAAAAATACTGTTAATAACGACATTAAAAAGAGTAATAAAAGTAACGTTAATAAAACCAAGAAAATCGATTTTGGTATTAACTATGTCAATACCAACTCAGCCCTACATCAACTTAATGGTGTCACTAAGTTTGTGTTGTTTTTAGCTTGGGTAACTGTGGTATTAACAACCTTTGATTTACGCCTAATTCTTGCGCTTATTATTACTGGTTGTACGCTGCTTAAATTAACTAAAGTACCATTTCCAGTTTACCGACCTTTACTGATAGCCACGGCAAGTGTGTTAAGCATGAACGCCATATTTATGTTCTTGTTAGCACCACAGCAAGGCGTTGAATATATTGGCTCAAGCACGGTGTTATTGCCGTTATGGGGTGATTACTCCCTAACGCAAGAAACCTTATATTACTTACTGACAGTCACACTAAAATATTTCAGTATGTTCCCTATTGCGTTAGTCTTTGTGTTTACCACGCATCCGACTGAGTTTGCTGCAAGTTTAAATCGTCTCGGTGTACCCTACAAAATTGCCTACGCAGTTAGCTTAACATTACGTTATTTGCCTGATGTGAAGAACGACTTTGTTAACATCATGCATGCACAACAAGCACGAGGGGTAGATTTATCTAAGAATGTATCAGTACTGTCGCGTATTAAAAACGTCGCCAAGATCTTAGGGCCATTGATCTTCTCTAGTTTAGATCGCGCCGACGAGATCTCAAATGCTATGACGCTACGTGGTTTTGGTCATAACAAGATGCGTACTTGGTACAGCTTAAAACCAATGACCAAGCAGGATTACACTGTGATGGGGTTAATTACCTTGGTGGTAACCTTAGCTATTATCAAGCGTGTGATGGCAACCGAATTATTCTGGTATCCATTCTAG
- a CDS encoding ABC transporter ATP-binding protein — translation MTIEFSDFSFKYASQDKATLQGINLRIEKGEKIVIIGPSGSGKSTLGQCLNGLIPHAIKGELSGSLTINDTPVSGLRMQDYSESVGTVLQDTDSQFVGLSIGEDIAFALENNMISQAEMLPIVQKTAAMVDLDDLLDHSPYALSGGQKQRVSLAGILVDDTDILLFDEPLASLDPKTGKATIEIIDQLHKDTGKTVIIIEHRLEDVLHRHVDRVILMERGQIIADMSPNELIVSPLLQVHGIREPLYISALKAANCPITVTDNPAYIDKMDLLQYQAPLTNWFNAQAPIIQPQTTETLLEINDLTYSYTGEKNALEDISFSINRGEFVSILGKNGSGKSTITKLIMGVIAPDAGQIKLNGEDIADLSIFERAQKVGVVMQNPNHMISNHMIFDEVAFGLRNRGHDEAFVEEKVLHVLGLCGLMKYRHWPIEALSYGQKKRVTIASILALEPELLILDEPTAGQDHRNYTSMLSFIKTLNKTLGITVLIISHDMHLVLEYTTRSIVIAESKLIANAPVSQVFSDPALLDRANLKITSLYTLANAVGINNTDGFMQQFIKSEVAPS, via the coding sequence ATGACCATCGAATTTTCTGACTTCTCTTTTAAATATGCTTCGCAGGATAAAGCGACACTACAAGGCATAAATCTAAGGATAGAGAAAGGAGAGAAAATCGTCATTATTGGTCCAAGTGGGAGTGGTAAATCGACCCTTGGACAATGCTTAAACGGCCTTATCCCGCATGCCATAAAAGGCGAACTGTCGGGAAGCTTAACCATCAATGATACGCCCGTATCTGGGTTGCGCATGCAAGACTATAGCGAATCGGTAGGCACTGTGTTGCAAGACACTGACAGCCAATTCGTTGGTTTAAGCATAGGTGAGGATATTGCGTTTGCGCTTGAGAATAACATGATTTCTCAAGCCGAAATGTTGCCTATCGTGCAGAAAACTGCCGCAATGGTTGATCTTGATGATTTACTGGATCATTCACCTTATGCATTATCAGGTGGTCAAAAGCAGCGCGTATCATTAGCAGGAATTTTAGTTGATGATACTGACATCTTATTGTTTGATGAACCACTGGCCAGCCTAGATCCAAAAACAGGCAAAGCAACAATCGAGATCATCGACCAATTGCATAAAGACACGGGCAAAACGGTTATCATTATTGAGCATCGTCTCGAAGACGTATTACATCGTCATGTCGACCGCGTGATCTTAATGGAACGCGGACAAATCATTGCCGATATGTCGCCTAATGAATTAATAGTGTCACCATTACTACAGGTGCATGGTATCCGCGAACCGCTATATATCTCAGCATTAAAAGCGGCGAACTGCCCTATTACCGTGACAGATAACCCAGCTTATATCGACAAGATGGACCTACTGCAATATCAAGCGCCATTAACTAATTGGTTTAATGCGCAAGCACCGATCATCCAACCACAAACAACAGAAACATTACTTGAGATTAACGATTTAACTTATTCTTATACTGGCGAGAAGAATGCGCTTGAAGATATTTCATTTAGTATCAATCGTGGTGAATTTGTTTCTATCTTAGGTAAAAATGGCTCGGGTAAATCAACCATCACTAAGCTGATCATGGGTGTTATAGCTCCTGATGCGGGTCAAATTAAGCTTAATGGTGAAGATATCGCTGACCTCTCTATCTTTGAGCGCGCTCAAAAAGTAGGAGTGGTGATGCAAAACCCAAATCACATGATCTCTAATCACATGATTTTTGATGAAGTCGCCTTTGGTCTACGTAACCGCGGACACGACGAAGCATTTGTTGAAGAGAAAGTACTGCACGTACTGGGTCTATGCGGTCTAATGAAATATCGTCACTGGCCAATTGAAGCGCTTAGCTACGGTCAGAAAAAACGCGTGACAATTGCTTCTATCTTAGCGTTAGAGCCTGAATTACTTATTTTAGACGAACCAACGGCGGGACAAGATCATCGTAACTACACCTCGATGCTGTCATTCATTAAGACGCTAAACAAAACACTGGGCATTACAGTGCTTATTATCTCTCATGATATGCACCTAGTATTAGAGTACACTACGCGTTCAATTGTGATCGCAGAAAGTAAATTGATAGCCAATGCGCCGGTTTCACAAGTGTTCAGCGATCCAGCTCTACTTGACCGTGCGAATTTAAAAATAACCAGTTTGTATACACTTGCCAATGCAGTTGGTATAAACAATACGGATGGTTTTATGCAGCAGTTTATTAAATCTGAAGTGGCACCGTCATAA
- a CDS encoding ECF-type riboflavin transporter substrate-binding protein: MNLSAKTVVVIAIGAALYGIGGLPMFGIPVFANTTLKPAMAVLALFSVLFGPLVGFLVGFIGHWVTDLFSGWGVWLTWVLGSGIVGLIIGLFPKLTQGRLEKGEFSMKDMVLFIVLALIGNTVGYGVSALLDTVLYAEPFTKVMTQLTIIAAGNTILIAIVGYILLTAFAKRKKQSRNLTEG; the protein is encoded by the coding sequence ATGAATCTTTCAGCTAAAACCGTTGTTGTGATTGCAATTGGTGCTGCTTTATATGGCATCGGTGGACTACCTATGTTTGGTATTCCTGTATTTGCAAACACTACACTTAAACCAGCGATGGCAGTACTTGCACTCTTCTCGGTATTATTTGGTCCATTAGTTGGTTTCTTAGTAGGTTTTATCGGTCATTGGGTGACAGATTTATTCTCTGGCTGGGGTGTTTGGTTAACGTGGGTATTAGGCTCAGGTATCGTTGGTCTTATCATCGGCTTATTCCCTAAACTGACACAAGGTCGTTTAGAGAAAGGCGAATTCTCGATGAAAGACATGGTCTTATTTATCGTGCTTGCGTTGATTGGTAATACGGTCGGCTATGGCGTATCAGCCTTACTCGATACAGTGCTGTATGCAGAACCGTTTACCAAGGTAATGACGCAACTAACCATCATTGCTGCAGGTAACACAATATTAATCGCTATCGTTGGCTATATCCTCCTGACTGCGTTTGCCAAACGCAAGAAACAAAGTCGCAACTTGACCGAGGGTTAA
- a CDS encoding oxidoreductase: MNLKPIKTAVIGYGFSAKTFHIPFISHLAEFELTAISSSQSEAVTTGFPQAEHYLTAEALLQQSDAALVIITAPNDVHFSLAKAALEQNKHVIIEKPFVIDVADGEALIALAAEKGLILSVYNNRRWDGDFLTVKKLIEDGSLGEVKCFESHFDRFRPEVRQRWREQSATGGGILFDLGPHLLDQTLQLFGLPNAITAQCLIMREGSTNVDYFNLVLHYPDKVATLHCDLFSAGPNKRFSVKGNKASYEKYGLDPQEDRLKAGVVPVDASWADETPEQYGHLYTLDTVETVPTERGGYQHYFQAMAEAINSEGQAPVNAEDALWSIKLIVLAMESSRLGKTLAVPQ; encoded by the coding sequence ATGAACTTAAAACCAATTAAAACTGCTGTTATCGGTTATGGATTTTCGGCAAAAACATTTCATATCCCTTTCATTAGTCACTTGGCTGAATTTGAGCTGACTGCAATCAGTAGCAGCCAAAGTGAGGCTGTGACAACCGGTTTTCCTCAGGCAGAACATTACTTAACAGCAGAAGCCTTATTACAACAGTCAGATGCGGCACTGGTGATTATCACAGCGCCAAACGATGTACATTTTTCTTTAGCTAAAGCAGCATTAGAGCAAAATAAGCACGTTATTATCGAAAAGCCATTTGTTATCGACGTTGCTGATGGTGAAGCCTTGATTGCATTAGCGGCAGAGAAAGGACTGATTTTAAGTGTCTATAATAATCGCCGCTGGGATGGTGACTTCCTCACCGTTAAAAAGCTAATAGAAGACGGCAGTTTAGGCGAGGTTAAATGTTTTGAATCCCATTTCGATCGCTTTAGACCGGAAGTTCGTCAGCGCTGGCGTGAACAATCAGCCACTGGTGGCGGGATACTGTTTGATTTGGGGCCGCATCTACTTGACCAAACATTGCAGTTGTTTGGATTACCAAATGCGATCACCGCGCAATGCTTAATCATGAGAGAAGGCTCCACCAACGTAGACTACTTCAACCTTGTGCTGCATTACCCTGATAAAGTCGCCACATTACATTGTGATTTATTCAGTGCTGGACCTAATAAACGTTTTAGTGTGAAAGGTAATAAAGCGAGTTATGAGAAATACGGCTTAGATCCACAAGAAGATCGTTTAAAAGCAGGCGTTGTCCCTGTTGATGCAAGTTGGGCTGATGAAACGCCTGAGCAGTATGGCCATCTATACACTTTAGATACAGTTGAAACCGTTCCGACTGAACGTGGTGGTTATCAGCATTACTTCCAAGCGATGGCCGAGGCTATAAATAGCGAAGGCCAAGCACCAGTTAATGCTGAAGATGCGTTGTGGAGTATTAAGTTGATTGTACTGGCGATGGAAAGCAGTCGTTTAGGTAAAACCTTAGCGGTACCGCAATAA